In the Hemitrygon akajei chromosome 19, sHemAka1.3, whole genome shotgun sequence genome, tttgtcaagcacatTTGCTCCATCTACCAAGAGAGGATTTTCCCAggggccaaatattttaattcctacCCCCATTCCCagaccaacatgttggtccatagcctaatttgccatgatgaggccacttcaaggtggaggaccaacacctcattctgtctggatagcctccaatctgatggcatgatcactgatttctccttccaataaaaATTTCCCTCTTTCTATTCCCACTCAGGCTTCATACCTCTTCTcacccacctatcccctcccccccatgcCCCAGTCATCTctccttatcagattccttctctcaccctttacctttcccacccacttcacTTCGCTTTCTAGCTGGTCCTCCTATCCCCATCCccgacctttttattctggcatcctcccccttcctttgcagtcctgttgaagggtccgAGCCCAAAACACCGACAgtttattcattgccatagatgctgagttcctccagcatttcgtgtgatgctctatatttccagcatctgcagatgctctTGTCTAGCAGATTTGTTTTAAGCGTTCTTGTACATCTCAGTATCTGATGGACGGAGTCACACTCTTCAATAGACCCCACTTCTAAACACCAACTTTGACTGCATATATtcctccccccacttcctcatATTCTGGAATTGAAGTTAATCAAATCTCACAGCCCAGTACATTGATGCATTACCTACAGAGACATTCTTTAAACAGGTTATTCAGCTGTAACAGTACTTACGGCCAATGGGAGCTGGTCTGTTCTCAGAGTCCTTGTCAAACTCTGCGTTCTTGGTCTCTGCCCAAGTTTTCCAAACGCCAAGGCCTTCCTCCGGTTTCAGAGTGTTTGGCAAAAGCATTTCTGAAGCTGCTGGAGGCTGAGGTTCCACTTCAGCCACCTGCACTGCTTGACCCTAGTGCCCAACAAAAACAAGACAAGACATTTCCAATGCTCTGACACCATGAACAAGCACAAAAATATAAAAAGCCTAAACACAAGCAAGCAAACATAGGTGTGTGCTACATTTCATTCTGGAAAGCACTGAACAAATGTGGGGCCACTCTGGGGTTTAGCATGGTTTGCACTTCTTTATAACTTGACATTTTATAGAACACTTACAGCTTAGTTTTCCCATAAATAAAAAGTTACGGTAAACTTGGTTTGCAGAAGTTTGACATCAAGTCATGAAAAGGTAGCTTACTATGTTTGTGTGTTTGTCAGTTTCatgctaagatagactggcaaatgatacttaaagggttgacggtggatatgcaatggcaaacatttaaagatcacatggatgaactacaacaattgttcatcccaaattggcaaaagaataaaccagggaaggtagtgcacccgtggctgacaagggaaattagggatagtatcaagtccaaagaagaaacatataaattagcaaaaaaaaagcagcacacctgaggactggaagaaattcagagaccagcagaggaggacaaagggcttaattaggaaagggaaaaaagattatgagagaaagctggcagggaacataaaaactgactgtaaaagcttttacagatatgtgaaaagaaaaagattggtcaagacaaatgtaggtcctttacagtcagaaacaggtgaattgatcatagggaacaaagatatggcagaccaattgaataactactttggttctgtcttcactgaggatgacataaataatcttccggaaatagtaagggaccgagggtctagtgagatggaggaactgagggaaatacatgttagtagggaagtggtgttaggtaaattgaagggattaaaggcagataaatccccacagccagatggtctgcatcccagagtgcttaaagaagtagcccaagaaatagtggatgcattagtgataatttttcaaaactccttagattctagattagttcctgaggattggagggtggctaatgtaaccccactttttaaaaaagggagagagaaacctgggaattatagaccggttagtctgacatcggtggtggggaaaatgctagtcggttatcaaagatgtgataatagcacatttggaaagaggtgaaatcatcggacaaagtcagcatggatttgtgaaaggaaaatcatgtctgacgaatcttatagaattttttgaagatataactagtagagtggataggggagagccagtggatgtggtatatttagattttcaaaaggcttttgacaaggtcccacacaggagattagtgtgcaaacttaaagcatacagtattgggggtatgttagtgatgtggatagagaattggttggcagacaggaagcaaagagtgggagtaaacgggaccttttcagaatggcaggcagtgactagtgggataccgcaaggctcagtgctgggaccccagttgtttacaatatatattaatgatatagacgagggaattaaatgcagcatctccaagtttgtggatgacacgaagctgggtggcggtgttagctgtgaggaggatgctaagaggatgcagggtgacttggagaggttaggtgagtgggcaaattcatggcagatgcaatttaatgtggataaatgtgaagttatccactttggttgcaagaacaggaaaacagattattatctgaatggtggccgattaggaaaaggggaggttcaacaagacctgggtgtcattgtacaccagtcattgaaggtgagcatgcaggtacagcaggcggtgaaaaaggcaaatggtatgttggcactcatagcaaaaggatttgagtacaggagcagggaggttctactgcagttgtacaaggccttggtgagaccgcacctaaagtatcgtgtgcagttttggtcccctaatctgaggaaagacattcttgccatagagggggtacaaagaaggttcaccagattgattcctgggatggcaggactttcatatgaagaaagactggatcgactaggcttatactcactggaatttagaagattgaggggggatcttattgaaatgtataaaattgatgaaggtagtgcagtgaatgtagtgtatgtggatttcagtagGCATTTATAAGGTCCCCCATGcgaggctccttcagaaagtaatgagacatgggatccaaggagaccttgttttgtggatccagaattggcttggccacagaaggcaaaagatagttgtggatggttcatattctgcatggaggacagtgagCAGTGTTGTTCTCcaaggatctgctctgggacccctcctctgtgatttttatataaGACCTGGATAAGAAGTAGAAgagtggattagtaaatttgctgatgacacaaaagttggtgggtGTTGTGTAAGGTTGTTAGAAGTTACAGCgcgacattgataagatgcagaaatgggctgagaagtggcaaatggagttcaacccagatagtgtgaagtggttcattttggtaggtcaaatttgaagacaatattaatggtaagactcttggcagtgtgaaggatcagcgagatcttggggtccatgtccataagacactcaaagctgctgcactggTTGACGGtgctgttaagaaggcgtatggtgtataggccttcatcaaccatgaaactgagttcaaaagccattAGGTAATGTTACAGTATGCAAGACCTTagctagaccacacttgggagtactgtgttcagttctggtcacctcactacaggaaacatgtgGATACTATAAAGAGtgtagagcagatttacaagattgttgcctggattggagcatgtaccttatgagaataggttgcatgtacttgaccttttctccatagaacgatgaaggatgagagatgacctgatagaggtgtgtaagatgatgagtggcattgattgtgtggatagccagaggttttttttacccagggctgaaatggctaacacgaggggcttagttttaagatgcttcgaagtaggtacaagggggatgtcaggggcaagaTTTTCTCCGGAGAGTAGagggtacatggaatgcactgccagtgaaggtgggagAAGCAGAAATAATAAGGTATTTTAAgacacttagataggtacatggagtctagaaaaataaagggctatgcagtagggaaattctaggcagcttttaGAGTAGCTGGTtggcacattgtgggccgaagggcctgtaacatgctgtagattttctatgattctatgatacCAACAAACCTCAATTAAATTAAGAGTTAGTAATTTTATGCAAGGTTGATTCTTGATATAAACAAATCTTTGGATTCAATTACTGCAAGGCTGAACTGGAAACTGGTGGCTCTACTACAATTGATGTGTTTAGTTATTTATCAGAAATTCTGAAATTTGATGCTAGTTTCATCTCTAATGATTTCCTTGCATGGCCCTTTAAGCATGATATGAACGGTTAAAACACGAGCTACGGACTCACAATAGTGGGTTGGACTACAATAGCAAGACTGCTTTGAACGCAATCATTGGTTAAGCCCCGACTGGTATGCCATATCTAATTTTGGTCACAATAGTTTAGGTTCTAAAGAGGTCAGGGAGGAAATGACATGGAAAGGTTGCAAGGTGAGGGATTTCACCTACAAGATTGGAGAGGTGAAAGGGGTTGTCCTGTTAGAGATCTGTTTGATGCTCACAAGGTCCTCACTGGCTAAAAGGGCATTTAGACAGAAGCTGCTTCCAACTATGGATGGTTCAAAGAACAGGGAATTTTCAAAGTTCTGACCAAGACATGGAGAGGACTGGGAATACTTCGAGAGCAGTGAAGGTTAGTGATGAAAATGAGAAATACCTGGTGGTACAGTCAAGTCCCAGTGATTTCCCTTTCATTGTTATTGCTtccttaaatctttcctctctttaAGATAATCCACAAAATCTCTTAGTCACCTGTCTCAGTATCTCAACATCtgtgatgcagggtctcaacccaatACAATGACGTATACcctttgcctccatagatgcacttgacccactgagttctcaagagttcagcatctgcagtctgttgtcttctctaATTTCTCTTTTGTCGGTCAGaagcagagtcatagagcactacagcaaagaaacaggcccttcggcccatctggacCATGtctattattctgcttagtcccattgactagaacctggaccatagcccttcatatccctctcatccacccacgtatccaaatttctcttaaacactgaaatcTCTCCTGCACCCACCATTTCTGCTGGTAGCTCTTACTCTGAGTGAAgtcccccccccattccccttaaacaattcacccttaacccgtgacctctagctgtagtctCACCAAACATTCATGGAAaaatctgcttgcatttgccTCATCAATTCCCCTCAATTTTGTCTACTTCTATTAAgcttcccctcattttcctacgctACCAAAGGAAATTGGAGATAGTAAGTAGAGGGGCGTGGGGCTGTGGTAAGGTGTGTTACCGATTCAAGAAGCTGTAGCTGACTGAAAAACTGACTCCGCAGAGACCAGGAAGAAACGGGTGAGCGAGGTAATTACTTTCCTACAGCCCATTATACACAGTCAGCTACAGCTCACTGTCACTCTGCCTTACCTGTAGTTGCTGTGGTGGCTGCTGCTGTTGCTGCGGCtgttgttgctgttgttgctGTGGGTCCCAGAGTTGTACAGACTGCGCCTGAGCCTGGTATGAGCCTCCCACTGCCTGCACTGCCACTGGAATATGGATGTTCCCATTCATGAACTGTGCCGGAAAGATGGTGTTGGCCAGTGTGTGAACAACCTCCTCATGAGAGTTCTTCATTACAGAGGTCACCAGCTTATCtttatcatcttccagcttcacAGCGGCCACAGTGGTGGGTGAGCCGCTGACGTGTACCACATTATAGGCCTCCTGAGGGATGGCAACGTGTGTGGGCGTTTGTTGCTGCTGGATATCAGTACGTGGTTGTGTGGAATACACGGGGATGGCCCACGTTTCCCCACTAGGACTTGTGATTGTACCAGCTGCAGTTGTATAGAGATGAGCACTGTCCACTGTCAGAAGGTCAGGCCTCAGAGACACATATCCTTGCTGCTGCCCCTGTGGAATAGTCAGCACTGTGGCTACCGGCTGCCCAGTAATGGTGTAAGACACAGTGATTGGCATGTCCACCTTGCGCTTCTTGACTGGCTGGAGTACGTTTGAAGTACTGGATCGCCTGTCCCCCTCACGGGGAGACCCCTGTGGCTGAGTTGGGGAGAGGGTACCCACTGTCTGAATCTGTATCTGCTGAGCTTGGCCAGAGACGAGCTGGGCTTGGATCTGCTGGTGCTGAATGTGCTCCTCGGATATTTCCGATGTCTGCATTTGCTGGGAAGGCTGGATGTGCTGTACAGAGATCTGGGCAGCCTGCAGCTGCTGTGCCGTGTTGGGACTGTGCATGGTCTGAATCTGCTGTGAGGGCTGCTGTGGGGCAGCCACGGGCTGTGACTGCACCTGCACTGGAATCTGATCAGGCGATGGGTGCAGCTGGGGAGACAGCTGCTGTGTGGACACATGCTGCGGAGACTGCTGCACCTGAACCTGGACCTGCAAAGACCACAAAAGCACAGGCACTTTATAAAACAGCACTTCCCAGCACATCTatgtctattattattattttttttttttaaaaaccaggcCAGGATAATAGTGGAGAAATAACAAGTCAAGTCACTGCACAGTAAAAATTTAAACAGCAGTTCTACAATGACCTTGGTAACTTTGAAAGCTTTGTTTAATGATTAGCTCTTTTGTGTAATTCCACCCACtggcagaaagaaagaaagaaattgaTTTGTGTGGTTAAACAGCACTGCCTGAAAGATTATAGAAGAGATTCAATCCAGTCTGAACCAGACCAATTTACAAACTGCAATACACTGCAGGAACTCAATGTCAGGCCAAGCGAGAGCAAGACAGCGACAGTGAGACAGATGGAGAGCATAATGGAAGCTCCTCAGCTAAAGGCCCTGTTTCACTTCCAATTTTCTAAAACTGCCATCTCACAAAGGGCCCCTCCATTTCTGATCCAAAAGCATGTCCATCTGAACTAAGTGACTAGTAGACTACTCAATGGAACCACCTTGATCATGATGGCTACAATCCTGCTACTGAACACTTTCCAACTCCTCTGCAGCGCTGAGAAGAGGAAAATGGAAAACAAAAACAGGATAAGGAAAAGCCAACAGAGCCACATtactagtgaatctcctctgcactcgcaCTAAAGCTTTCACATTCTTTCTACAATGCGGtgttcaagtgtggtctaaccaggaatTTAGAGCTGTAACATCATCTCACAGCTCAAACTCAATCCACTGACCATCCAAGGCCAAcataccgtatgccttcttaacaaccctataaACTTGCATGACaactgagggatctatggacatggatcccaaggtccctctgtttctccacactaAGAATGctgtcattaaccctgtattctgccttcaaattcaaccttccaaagtgaattatTTCACACTTCTCCAGATTGAACTCTCAGTCCATGTCACATAATCGATGACAACTCTCCATAACACCAACTGGACACAgtgttccaagtgtggtctcaacaACCACTTACATAGTAaatctgcaacataatgtcccaactcctatactcagtgccttgattcaaggaacgtttgatggctctgggtctgtactcactggaattcagaaagatgggggtggggaggcaGGATCTCAccgaaacctttcaaatattgaaaggcctagacagtaaacgtgaaaaggatgtttcccatggtgggagagactaggacaagaagacacagcctcagtatagaggggcgccctttcaaaacagagatgcagagaaacttctttagccaaagggtggtgaatttgttgccacatgcagctgtggaggccaggttgttgggagtatttaaggcagaaattgataggttcttgaatggacacggcatcaaaggttacggggagaaggccaggaaacagggttgaggaggagacagaaaaaaaaagtatcagccatgtatgacagagcagactcgatgggccagatggcctaattctactcctatgtcttatggattcaTGAAAGCCAACATGCCAAATGCCCTTTTCACCATCTTGTCTGTGTTGCTGCTTTCAACAAACTATGCATATGTACTCCTAAGTTCGTCTGTTCCATTACATTCCCTAGTGCCCTATCATTCATTATTACATCCAACaatggtttgactttccaaaacgCATTACCGcacacttatctgtattgaaatccattgcCACTCCTTGGGCCACTTACAAAACTGATTAAGGTCAGTCTGTAATTTATGATAACCTTTACTATCAACAAAACTTAAATTCatggcatctgcaaactttctgatTAAGTCTTGTGCATCTACATCCAAATCATAATGAATTACAAGggtccaacactgacccctgcaacatgctactagtcactggcctccattctGCAAAACAACCTTCAACCAGCACCCTGTTTCTATCATCCAAGCCAATTTGGAATCTCCCTGGATACCATGGGACCTTACCTTCCAGATTATGCAGGACCTTGAAGTCCTAGCTAAAGTCTAAATCAGGGTTTCTCAATCAGAGTTCCATGAAAGGTCACAATTTTTAAAAACGCATTGTTTTTTGAACTTCACGCAACATGCTATGCCAGCACTCGCAATGGTGGGCAGTGACCGAGCAGTTACGTTACCaagaggtctctcagcccagtatggtaGTGCACAGTAGTATCGTGATTAATTGGttgtccattctcagtttttgatgaAAGATGGGAGAGGCCAttaataattgatgagtgctgcaTTGTATCGAGGGGTGGACTGTAGGCCTTTGAGGAACTTGAAGTGCATTTTACAAGCATTGAATGGACGtgcccaacttgggctgtgatgCCAGCCTCTCCCTTCTGAATtacctcccccaacttccccttacAAGCCCCGACTGACTtattggagggaaattttcattctaaagaggtgattttttaaaaaatatataaaacatgTCATAACTCATCAGAACCTATTAcccagaaaaggggggggggggggaaatcacaCGGTTGGTGAGAAACTAATAATATCAGCATGTAAACAGTGGGTAAAATGCTAGGACAAGATGCAGTATgagaaattgaaaaggtttcacTCTCAATCAGTACTA is a window encoding:
- the LOC140741682 gene encoding transcriptional regulator QRICH1-like, producing the protein MNNSLDNAMSFEEYIRLKARTIPQHRMKEFLESLAAKGPEALQEFQQTTMTVYQQGGNCIYTDSTEVAGSLLELACPVTSTVQQQEHQIQQQPQQIQVQVQVQQSPQHVSTQQLSPQLHPSPDQIPVQVQSQPVAAPQQPSQQIQTMHSPNTAQQLQAAQISVQHIQPSQQMQTSEISEEHIQHQQIQAQLVSGQAQQIQIQTVGTLSPTQPQGSPREGDRRSSTSNVLQPVKKRKVDMPITVSYTITGQPVATVLTIPQGQQQGYVSLRPDLLTVDSAHLYTTAAGTITSPSGETWAIPVYSTQPRTDIQQQQTPTHVAIPQEAYNVVHVSGSPTTVAAVKLEDDKDKLVTSVMKNSHEEVVHTLANTIFPAQFMNGNIHIPVAVQAVGGSYQAQAQSVQLWDPQQQQQQQPQQQQQPPQQLQGQAVQVAEVEPQPPAASEMLLPNTLKPEEGLGVWKTWAETKNAEFDKDSENRPAPIGRRQPLRFQENLLSSAVAELNYGLCLMLKEARNPEGEAYDPDMLYYICLCIQKYLFENGRVDDIFSDIYYTKFTEKLQEVLKDWQPQVSSLGYIIPSHITEEMLWECKQLGAHSPSTLLTTLMFFNTKYFLLKSVEQHMKLAFSKVVRQTKKNPVNPKDKSTSIRYLKALGLHQTGQKVTDDMYAEQSENPENPLRCPIKLYDFYLFKCPQSVKGRNDTFYLTPEPVVAPNSPIWYSTQPISKEHMEQMLTRILTVREIQEAFAIAAANLH